A part of Bacteroidota bacterium genomic DNA contains:
- the nadD gene encoding nicotinate-nucleotide adenylyltransferase gives MTTARLGLFGGTFNPPHIAHLAVAEAMGEALGLDRVLWMPAATSPFKQGDPASVAPEHRLAMVELAVRDNPRFEASDLEIRRAGVSYTVDTVEALRAARPSQALVLLLGGDSLAGFTRWHRWEALLAQVTLGVYRRPGDGLSEDLRELPASVRAKVTTVDALRLDVSSTQLRKRVSEARTIRYMVPEALRKYIDKHGLYKNRAQA, from the coding sequence ATGACAACCGCACGCCTGGGCTTGTTCGGAGGCACGTTCAACCCGCCTCATATCGCACACCTCGCAGTCGCAGAGGCGATGGGAGAGGCACTAGGCCTAGACCGCGTCTTGTGGATGCCTGCAGCCACGTCGCCGTTCAAGCAGGGCGATCCGGCGTCTGTTGCACCGGAACATCGCCTCGCGATGGTCGAGCTTGCCGTCCGGGACAACCCCCGCTTCGAGGCATCGGACCTGGAGATCCGGCGCGCTGGGGTCTCGTACACCGTGGACACCGTGGAAGCCCTCCGCGCTGCGCGTCCCAGTCAGGCACTCGTGCTGCTGCTCGGCGGCGACAGCCTGGCCGGTTTTACGCGCTGGCATCGCTGGGAGGCACTGCTCGCGCAAGTCACCCTCGGCGTCTACCGCCGCCCTGGGGACGGACTCAGCGAAGACCTCCGTGAACTGCCCGCCTCGGTGCGCGCAAAGGTGACCACGGTAGACGCGCTGCGCCTAGATGTGTCGAGTACACAGCTTCGGAAGAGGGTGTCGGAAGCGAGGACAATTCGGTATATGGTTCCGGAAGCGCTTCGGAAGTATATCGACAAACACGGTCTATACAAAAACCGCGCACAGGCTTAA
- a CDS encoding alkaline phosphatase D family protein yields the protein MHLRSLSVLVLVLLTAAPLVHAQDALLQSGPMLGYSTHREVAVWVQTTQPADVQVRYRPEGATIDFEVSEVVRADGDSWLTAHVVLFGLEPGTRYAYDVLLDGEVVARPYPTVFQTQTLWQWRTDPPEFTIAFGSCAYVNDPPFDRPGNGYGGDYQIYQTIAAQQPDAMLWLGDNVYLREVDWWSERGIDYRYSHTRALSEMQPLLAATHHFATWDDHEFGPNNSDRSYVLKGETLDAFKRYWANPTYGLPETPGVFGHFEWGDVEFFLLDNRYHRSPSDAPRTPDKTMLGDAQEQWLIDALTASRAPFKVVVSGGQVLSRFQLFENWATFPHARQRLLDAIDARGIEGVLFLSGDRHHGELIRIDRPGRYPLFDFTSSPLTAGASSARFEQENPDRVPGTFVTQRHFGTLSLSGPRTDRVMELNAYDVDGALLWSHTIRARDLRNGDE from the coding sequence ATGCACCTCCGATCGCTCAGCGTTCTCGTCCTCGTTCTCCTGACTGCCGCCCCCCTGGTCCACGCCCAGGACGCTCTTCTCCAGTCGGGGCCCATGCTTGGCTATAGCACCCACCGCGAGGTAGCCGTGTGGGTGCAGACGACCCAGCCTGCCGACGTGCAGGTGCGCTACCGGCCCGAAGGCGCTACGATAGACTTCGAGGTGTCCGAGGTCGTCCGCGCCGACGGCGACTCGTGGCTCACCGCTCACGTCGTGCTCTTCGGGCTGGAGCCTGGCACGCGCTACGCCTACGACGTGCTGCTCGACGGCGAGGTCGTCGCGCGGCCCTACCCGACGGTGTTCCAGACGCAGACGCTCTGGCAGTGGCGCACTGACCCGCCCGAGTTCACCATTGCCTTCGGCTCGTGCGCCTACGTCAACGACCCACCCTTTGACCGGCCCGGTAATGGCTACGGCGGCGACTACCAGATCTACCAAACCATCGCCGCCCAGCAACCTGACGCCATGCTCTGGCTCGGCGACAACGTCTACCTCCGCGAGGTCGACTGGTGGTCCGAGCGCGGCATCGACTACCGCTACAGCCACACGCGCGCGCTCTCTGAGATGCAGCCGCTGCTCGCCGCGACGCACCACTTCGCGACGTGGGACGACCATGAGTTCGGCCCCAACAACTCGGACCGCTCCTACGTGCTCAAAGGCGAAACGCTCGACGCGTTCAAGCGCTACTGGGCTAACCCGACCTATGGCCTCCCCGAGACGCCCGGCGTCTTCGGCCACTTCGAGTGGGGCGATGTCGAGTTCTTCCTGCTCGACAACCGCTACCACCGCAGTCCCTCCGACGCGCCGCGCACACCCGACAAGACGATGCTGGGCGACGCGCAGGAGCAGTGGCTCATCGACGCGCTCACGGCGAGCCGCGCGCCGTTCAAGGTGGTCGTGAGTGGCGGGCAGGTGCTCAGCCGCTTCCAACTCTTCGAGAACTGGGCGACGTTCCCGCACGCGCGCCAGCGGCTCCTCGACGCCATCGACGCGCGCGGCATCGAAGGCGTGCTGTTCCTTTCCGGCGACCGTCACCACGGCGAGCTGATCCGCATCGACCGACCAGGGCGGTATCCGCTGTTCGACTTCACCTCGTCGCCGCTCACGGCAGGAGCCTCGTCGGCGCGGTTTGAGCAAGAGAACCCGGACCGGGTGCCGGGCACCTTTGTCACGCAACGGCACTTCGGGACGCTCTCGCTCTCTGGGCCGCGCACCGACCGCGTGATGGAACTCAACGCCTACGACGTGGACGGCGCGCTCCTCTGGTCGCACACGATCCGCGCGCGCGACCTACGCAACGGCGACGAGTAG